From a region of the Bermanella marisrubri genome:
- a CDS encoding DUF1501 domain-containing protein, producing the protein MKRREFLQYASAIAGSRVLPVGFGMSALAERAYAASPNYGNVSVTAPTVMPQVINVFMYGGASELAGNLSNIADINTNSVNDYSAGSAFGSSFLDTMVEDAANGQITANEFWRDAGGIHMEDMLAAGDMSVYRTIYKQKSPTRSHRESIFMSHKGTLDIENSPGIGSRLALMMLSNQNAYAGARLADGSSIISLDTMTLPFVSFEGDSQTFAQDPDNKIPLYLRGLTMDNSFNNPYTRSLGYPSDGSIDTIDSLLSRRLSQLDRNKYSKAFDGFDKREEMEGRMENLSDLLNGSDANGNQSSAQQLGITYPNTSFAREIEAAVTLAIHNPETLYIAVGTPGLGGWDDHNNGIDRYADRMNDLMEAIKAGMAHINASNGVDTIRGGTRNRTDNIVINVFGDFGRLVNLNNSGGWDHANNQNLYTFGGAGVRPPAEASALGSVIGTTHREGRTKTNNQYTVPDSDSPTWEPMSIAASIYGYFGASNPEILTADPTYNPSGDQTLASKLSS; encoded by the coding sequence ATGAAAAGAAGAGAGTTTTTACAATATGCTTCTGCCATCGCTGGAAGCCGAGTTCTACCCGTTGGTTTTGGTATGTCAGCTTTAGCAGAACGTGCTTATGCTGCCAGTCCCAACTATGGAAATGTAAGTGTTACAGCGCCGACGGTAATGCCGCAGGTGATTAACGTTTTTATGTATGGCGGGGCCTCTGAGCTTGCAGGGAATCTTAGTAATATTGCAGATATTAATACTAACTCTGTAAATGATTATTCAGCAGGATCAGCGTTTGGAAGTAGTTTTTTAGACACTATGGTTGAAGATGCAGCCAATGGCCAAATTACCGCAAATGAATTTTGGCGCGATGCAGGCGGCATTCATATGGAGGATATGTTGGCTGCTGGCGATATGTCTGTGTATCGGACGATTTATAAGCAAAAAAGCCCAACACGATCTCACCGAGAGAGTATTTTCATGTCTCATAAGGGCACATTAGACATTGAAAACTCTCCGGGTATTGGCTCACGGTTAGCATTAATGATGCTTAGTAACCAAAACGCTTATGCTGGAGCAAGACTCGCTGATGGTTCAAGTATTATTAGTCTTGATACTATGACATTGCCTTTCGTATCGTTTGAGGGTGACAGTCAAACTTTTGCGCAGGATCCAGACAATAAAATTCCTTTGTATCTGCGCGGCCTCACTATGGACAACAGCTTTAATAATCCTTACACAAGAAGCTTAGGTTATCCAAGTGATGGTTCAATTGACACCATTGACTCGCTTTTGAGTCGCAGACTTTCACAATTAGATAGAAACAAATACAGCAAAGCCTTTGATGGTTTTGATAAGCGTGAAGAGATGGAAGGCCGTATGGAAAACCTCTCTGATCTTTTAAATGGCTCGGATGCTAATGGCAATCAATCAAGTGCCCAACAGCTAGGCATTACATATCCAAATACAAGTTTCGCCCGTGAAATAGAAGCGGCTGTTACGCTGGCTATCCACAACCCTGAAACTCTTTATATTGCTGTTGGAACGCCAGGTCTAGGTGGTTGGGACGATCACAATAACGGTATTGATCGCTATGCTGATCGTATGAATGACTTGATGGAAGCTATTAAGGCCGGTATGGCTCATATCAATGCCTCTAATGGTGTTGATACAATAAGAGGCGGAACTCGTAATCGCACAGATAATATCGTTATCAATGTCTTTGGTGACTTTGGCCGCTTGGTCAATCTAAACAACTCAGGTGGTTGGGATCATGCTAACAATCAAAACTTGTATACGTTTGGTGGTGCGGGAGTGCGACCTCCGGCTGAAGCAAGCGCTCTTGGTAGCGTGATTGGTACCACTCATCGAGAAGGGCGGACTAAAACCAATAACCAGTATACTGTGCCTGATAGCGACAGTCCGACTTGGGAGCCTATGTCCATAGCGGCTTCTATTTACGGATATTTTGGTGCAAGTAATCCGGAAATTTTAACAGCGGACCCTACTTACAATCCGTCTGGCGATCAAACCCTAGCGAGTAAGCTGTCTTCTTAA
- a CDS encoding DUF3570 domain-containing protein has translation MAVTKKNIKQRIGAATAILLGQDAVAQDGELYNNWDVDLGYLRYEEPDKIEVDTYMAMINGDLSPTDSIKLGLVFDTLTGATPSGALPSNGGGGSTFTGVSGGQTSSGGGDTGLVEFDDTRLAFDATWTHEWHRLIRSNTSAYVSVEGDYTAVGGSLGIEKDTQDRAYTFTAAVGLATDKVGRSDETTPEPLSRTADAIFNGTGNKNTYDALLGITHVINKRTLAMLNYTYSTALGYHTDPYKIISVADINDNQLANGTLYESRPDERTRQILYTKLVHELPSTGNHFAISYRYHTDTWDLNSHTIESHYSKRLSNNHLIEPFWRIYHQQAANFYQRTIIYDPNTQSNLSEVELPEHVSSDSRLAELLSNTIGIKYRYKTSASGSIDLRAAYIYRDYSNTIVSDEGNYFVTLSFGKGFE, from the coding sequence GTGGCTGTAACTAAGAAAAATATTAAGCAACGTATAGGCGCCGCCACGGCAATACTATTGGGACAAGATGCTGTTGCGCAAGATGGTGAGCTTTACAATAACTGGGATGTAGACCTTGGTTACTTGCGCTATGAAGAGCCCGACAAAATTGAGGTTGATACCTATATGGCCATGATTAATGGCGACTTAAGCCCCACCGATAGCATCAAACTGGGTCTTGTATTCGACACGCTCACTGGTGCAACTCCGTCAGGTGCCCTACCAAGTAATGGCGGAGGCGGCTCAACATTTACTGGTGTATCCGGTGGGCAAACTTCATCTGGCGGTGGCGATACAGGCCTCGTCGAATTTGATGACACCCGTCTTGCATTCGATGCTACTTGGACACATGAGTGGCATCGATTAATACGTTCCAATACAAGCGCATATGTATCCGTAGAAGGAGACTATACTGCTGTCGGTGGCAGCCTTGGCATTGAAAAAGATACCCAAGATCGCGCCTATACCTTTACTGCTGCGGTAGGTTTAGCGACAGATAAAGTGGGTCGCAGTGACGAGACAACGCCAGAGCCGCTAAGCCGCACTGCGGACGCTATATTTAACGGGACGGGCAATAAGAATACCTACGATGCACTACTCGGCATTACACATGTCATTAATAAGCGCACTCTAGCGATGTTAAATTACACCTACAGCACCGCCCTTGGATATCACACTGACCCTTATAAAATCATAAGTGTTGCGGATATAAATGATAACCAACTAGCAAACGGGACGCTCTACGAGAGTCGCCCGGATGAGCGCACTCGACAGATACTCTATACAAAGCTAGTGCATGAACTACCCAGTACTGGGAATCATTTTGCGATTAGTTACCGCTACCATACGGATACCTGGGATCTAAACTCCCACACCATCGAAAGCCATTACAGTAAACGACTAAGCAACAATCATTTAATCGAGCCTTTTTGGCGCATTTACCACCAACAGGCCGCTAACTTTTATCAGCGGACAATCATTTATGACCCAAACACACAAAGCAATTTGTCCGAAGTAGAACTACCTGAACACGTCTCGAGTGATTCGCGATTGGCCGAGCTTCTAAGTAATACGATAGGTATAAAATATCGATACAAGACAAGCGCCTCTGGCTCAATTGACCTTCGAGCGGCCTATATCTATAGAGATTACAGCAATACGATTGTATCTGATGAAGGAAACTACTTTGTGACATTGAGTTTCGGTAAAGGCTTTGAATAA
- a CDS encoding DUF4266 domain-containing protein, whose product MLKAVAMTLLALFISACSTIEPMFDSQPVKPWEKGILAKPQMDIGGDPIDKYVDDHIYYSKEGSTGGTGVGGGGCGCN is encoded by the coding sequence ATGCTGAAGGCAGTTGCCATGACACTCTTGGCACTATTTATTAGTGCTTGTAGCACTATCGAACCCATGTTTGACAGCCAGCCAGTCAAACCTTGGGAGAAAGGCATTCTTGCCAAACCACAAATGGATATAGGCGGGGATCCCATCGATAAATATGTTGATGACCACATTTATTACAGTAAAGAAGGCAGTACCGGTGGTACAGGTGTAGGAGGCGGCGGTTGTGGCTGTAACTAA
- the rpsJ gene encoding 30S ribosomal protein S10 has product MQNQKIRIRLKAFDHRLIDQSTQEIVETAKRTGAQVRGPIPLPTRKERLTVLISPHVNKDARDQYEIRTHKRMLDIVEPTEKTVDALMKLDLAAGVEVQISLG; this is encoded by the coding sequence ATGCAAAACCAGAAGATTCGTATTCGGCTGAAGGCTTTTGACCATCGCCTGATCGACCAGTCTACGCAAGAAATCGTGGAAACGGCTAAGCGTACTGGCGCACAGGTTCGTGGTCCTATACCGCTGCCCACACGTAAAGAGCGTTTAACGGTTTTGATCTCTCCGCACGTCAATAAAGACGCGCGTGATCAATACGAGATTCGTACTCATAAGCGTATGCTTGACATTGTTGAGCCAACTGAAAAAACAGTTGATGCCCTTATGAAGTTGGATCTTGCTGCCGGTGTTGAAGTTCAAATTAGCCTAGGTTAA
- the rplC gene encoding 50S ribosomal protein L3, producing the protein MALGLVGKKAGMTRVFTEDGASVPVTVIEVTPNRVTQVKTTETDGYNAVQVTAGSRKASRVSKAEAGHFAKANVEAGDSLLEFRIEEVADFNIGDELTVERFEAGQVVDVTGTSKGKGFQGGVKRWNFSTQDATHGNSLSHRAPGSIGQCQTPGRVWKGKKMAGHMGAARVTTQNLEIVRVDAESNLILVKGALPGATGGQLIIKPAVKARG; encoded by the coding sequence ATGGCACTTGGATTAGTAGGTAAGAAAGCGGGTATGACCCGTGTATTTACCGAAGATGGAGCATCTGTCCCAGTGACTGTTATCGAAGTTACACCTAACCGTGTAACTCAGGTTAAAACAACAGAAACTGATGGCTACAACGCTGTGCAAGTAACTGCTGGTTCTAGAAAGGCGTCTCGCGTTTCTAAAGCGGAAGCGGGTCACTTTGCGAAAGCGAACGTTGAAGCTGGCGACAGCCTTCTAGAATTCCGCATCGAAGAAGTTGCGGACTTTAATATCGGTGATGAACTAACAGTTGAGCGCTTTGAAGCGGGTCAAGTTGTAGACGTTACTGGTACTTCAAAAGGTAAAGGTTTCCAAGGTGGTGTTAAGCGCTGGAATTTCAGCACGCAAGACGCTACTCACGGTAACTCCCTATCTCACCGTGCACCTGGTTCTATCGGCCAATGTCAAACGCCTGGTCGCGTTTGGAAAGGCAAGAAAATGGCCGGTCACATGGGTGCAGCGCGCGTAACAACTCAGAATCTTGAGATTGTTCGTGTCGACGCGGAAAGCAACCTAATTCTGGTTAAAGGCGCACTTCCAGGTGCGACAGGTGGTCAATTGATCATCAAGCCAGCTGTTAAGGCACGCGGATAA
- the rplD gene encoding 50S ribosomal protein L4, with amino-acid sequence MDINVQGGSTVTVSDVAFARDYNESLVHQLVTAYLAGARQGSKAQKNRSDVSGGGAKPWRQKGTGRARAGTSRSPIWRTGGVTFAARPRNYEQKLNKKMYRAAMQAIWSELVRQDRLVVVDSFDVESHKTKAFASKLSDMDLSNVLVVDSEVSQNVYLASRNLPHVAVAEATGVDPVSLVSFEKVLVTVPALKKVEEMLG; translated from the coding sequence ATGGATATCAATGTTCAAGGTGGTTCCACTGTTACAGTATCTGATGTGGCTTTTGCTCGTGATTACAACGAGTCATTGGTTCATCAGCTAGTAACAGCCTACCTAGCAGGCGCCCGTCAAGGTTCTAAAGCACAGAAAAACCGTTCTGATGTATCAGGTGGTGGTGCTAAGCCGTGGCGTCAAAAAGGTACTGGCCGTGCACGTGCTGGTACTTCTCGTAGTCCTATCTGGCGTACTGGTGGTGTGACATTTGCCGCACGTCCACGTAACTACGAGCAAAAACTAAACAAGAAAATGTATCGCGCTGCGATGCAGGCAATCTGGTCTGAGCTTGTTCGTCAGGATCGTTTAGTAGTGGTTGATAGCTTTGATGTGGAATCTCACAAAACCAAAGCATTCGCTTCTAAGTTGTCTGACATGGATCTTTCAAATGTATTGGTTGTTGATTCTGAAGTCAGCCAAAACGTATACCTAGCGTCTCGCAACCTACCACACGTAGCAGTTGCTGAAGCCACGGGTGTAGATCCTGTTAGCCTAGTTTCTTTCGAAAAAGTGCTTGTCACTGTGCCAGCGCTTAAGAAAGTAGAGGAGATGTTAGGATGA
- the rplW gene encoding 50S ribosomal protein L23, whose amino-acid sequence MSQERIFKVLLGPHISEKATVVADRDGQFVFRVAPDATKPEIKKAVEQLFEVKVRNVQVVNIKGKTKRTARGMGQRNDLRKAYVRLADGHDIDFADVD is encoded by the coding sequence ATGAGCCAAGAGCGTATCTTCAAGGTTCTACTTGGGCCTCACATTTCTGAGAAAGCAACAGTAGTCGCTGACAGAGACGGTCAATTCGTTTTCCGTGTCGCGCCTGATGCAACCAAACCAGAAATCAAAAAAGCGGTTGAGCAATTGTTCGAAGTGAAAGTTCGCAACGTACAAGTGGTCAACATTAAAGGTAAAACCAAGCGTACAGCGCGTGGCATGGGTCAGCGTAACGATTTGCGTAAAGCATACGTTCGTCTAGCCGATGGTCACGACATTGACTTCGCTGACGTCGATTAA
- the rplB gene encoding 50S ribosomal protein L2, protein MALVKTKPTSAGRRHVVQVVNKDLYKGRPHSALVEKQGKSGGRNNNGRITSRHTGGGHKQLYRVIDFKRNKDGIPAKVERLEHDPNRSANIALVCYADGERRYILAPKGLNAGDQIISGETAPIKVGSTMAVRNMPLGSVVHNVELKPGKGGQMARSAGASAQVVAKEGAYVTLRLRSGEMRKVLADCRATLGEVSNSEHSLRQLGKAGAKRWRGVRPTVRGVAMNPVDHPHGGGEGRTSGGRHPVTPWGVPTKGYKTRKNKRTTRMIVRRRSK, encoded by the coding sequence ATGGCATTAGTAAAAACCAAGCCAACTTCTGCTGGACGCCGTCACGTTGTTCAGGTCGTGAACAAAGATCTGTACAAAGGTCGTCCACACTCTGCGCTGGTAGAAAAACAAGGTAAGTCTGGTGGTCGTAATAACAACGGTCGCATCACCTCTCGTCACACTGGCGGTGGTCATAAACAGCTTTACCGTGTAATTGACTTTAAGCGCAACAAAGATGGCATTCCAGCCAAAGTTGAGCGTTTAGAACACGATCCAAACCGTTCTGCAAACATCGCACTTGTATGTTATGCCGATGGTGAGCGTCGTTATATTTTGGCTCCTAAGGGCCTAAATGCTGGCGATCAGATTATTTCTGGTGAAACAGCACCTATCAAAGTAGGTAGCACTATGGCTGTGCGTAACATGCCTCTTGGTAGCGTGGTTCACAACGTTGAGTTGAAACCAGGTAAAGGCGGTCAAATGGCTCGCTCTGCTGGTGCTTCTGCTCAGGTTGTCGCTAAAGAAGGTGCATACGTTACTCTGCGTCTACGCTCTGGTGAGATGCGTAAAGTACTTGCTGACTGTCGCGCAACTCTTGGCGAAGTGAGCAACTCTGAACACAGCCTACGTCAACTAGGTAAAGCCGGTGCTAAACGCTGGCGTGGTGTTCGCCCAACCGTTCGTGGTGTAGCGATGAACCCAGTTGATCACCCACATGGTGGTGGTGAAGGTCGTACCTCTGGTGGCCGTCATCCTGTTACTCCTTGGGGTGTTCCAACTAAGGGCTACAAGACTCGTAAGAATAAGCGTACAACCAGAATGATTGTACGTCGTCGTTCTAAATAA
- the rpsS gene encoding 30S ribosomal protein S19 has product MPRSLKKGPFVDHHLMAKVETALEKGDRKPIKTWSRRSTVFPEFVGLTIAVHNGRQHVPVLISEEMVGHKLGEFALTRTYKGHVVDKKAKR; this is encoded by the coding sequence ATGCCACGTTCATTGAAAAAAGGTCCATTTGTCGACCATCACCTTATGGCTAAGGTAGAAACAGCTCTAGAGAAAGGCGATCGTAAACCAATCAAAACTTGGTCACGTCGCTCTACAGTTTTTCCTGAGTTTGTTGGTCTGACTATTGCTGTACATAACGGCCGTCAACACGTGCCAGTGTTGATCAGCGAAGAGATGGTAGGACACAAGTTGGGTGAATTCGCTCTGACTCGTACCTACAAAGGTCACGTCGTGGATAAGAAGGCCAAGAGGTAA
- the rplV gene encoding 50S ribosomal protein L22 has protein sequence METVAKLKMARISAQKARLVADQIRGKSVAEALNILTFSPRKGADLLKKVLESAIANAEHNDGADVDELKVSTVFVDEGMTMKRIRPRAKGRADRILKRTCHITVKVAEV, from the coding sequence ATGGAAACAGTCGCTAAATTAAAAATGGCGCGCATTTCTGCTCAGAAAGCCCGTTTGGTCGCTGATCAAATTCGCGGTAAGTCTGTAGCAGAAGCGCTAAACATACTCACTTTCAGCCCTCGCAAGGGTGCAGATCTACTTAAGAAAGTTCTTGAGTCTGCCATTGCCAACGCTGAGCACAACGATGGTGCTGACGTTGATGAATTGAAAGTGTCCACCGTCTTCGTTGATGAAGGTATGACTATGAAGCGTATTCGTCCACGTGCCAAAGGCCGTGCTGATCGAATCCTAAAGCGCACTTGTCATATCACCGTTAAGGTAGCAGAGGTCTAA
- the rpsC gene encoding 30S ribosomal protein S3, whose product MGQKVHPTGIRLGITKDHNSVWYAGKDTYADQLLTDIQVRSMIEKRLEKASVSKVTIERPAQTAKITIHTARPGIVIGKKGEDVDALRKDVADMMGIPVHLNIEEIRKPDLDAKLVAQSVANQLERRVMFRRAMKRAVQNAMRGGAEGIKIQVGGRLGGAEIARSEWYREGRVPLHTLRADIDYATYEAHTTYGVIGVKVWIFKGEILGGIDEVRARAKSGGAKKQRQAK is encoded by the coding sequence ATGGGTCAGAAAGTACATCCAACAGGTATACGCCTGGGCATTACCAAAGATCATAATTCTGTTTGGTATGCGGGCAAAGATACATATGCAGATCAGTTGCTAACTGACATTCAAGTGCGCTCTATGATTGAAAAACGTCTAGAGAAAGCATCTGTAAGTAAAGTAACGATTGAGCGTCCAGCTCAAACTGCAAAAATCACCATTCACACTGCTCGTCCGGGTATCGTGATTGGTAAGAAAGGTGAAGACGTAGATGCACTTCGTAAAGATGTTGCTGACATGATGGGTATCCCAGTTCACCTAAACATTGAAGAAATTCGCAAGCCGGATCTAGACGCAAAATTGGTAGCTCAATCTGTAGCTAACCAACTTGAGCGTCGCGTGATGTTCCGTCGTGCCATGAAGCGTGCTGTACAAAATGCAATGCGCGGTGGTGCTGAAGGTATCAAGATCCAAGTTGGCGGTCGTTTGGGCGGTGCTGAGATCGCGCGTTCTGAGTGGTATCGTGAAGGTCGTGTACCTCTACATACTCTACGTGCTGATATCGATTACGCTACCTATGAAGCACACACTACTTACGGTGTTATTGGTGTAAAAGTGTGGATCTTCAAAGGCGAAATCCTTGGTGGCATCGACGAAGTTCGTGCCCGCGCTAAAAGCGGCGGTGCTAAAAAGCAACGCCAAGCGAAGTAA
- the rplP gene encoding 50S ribosomal protein L16 encodes MLQPKRMKFRKMHKGRNRGLAKGNKVSFGEFGLKATGRGRITARQIESARRAMNRKIKRGGKIWIRIFPDKPITSKPLEVRQGKGKGNVEYWVCQIQPGRVLYEMEGVSEELAREAFSLAAAKLPVSTTFVTRTVM; translated from the coding sequence ATGTTACAACCTAAACGCATGAAATTCCGTAAGATGCACAAAGGCCGTAACCGTGGTCTTGCAAAAGGTAACAAAGTAAGCTTCGGCGAATTTGGCCTTAAAGCAACCGGTCGTGGTCGCATCACAGCTCGTCAAATCGAATCGGCTCGTCGTGCGATGAACCGTAAGATTAAACGTGGTGGTAAAATTTGGATCCGTATCTTCCCAGATAAGCCTATTACCAGTAAGCCTCTTGAGGTTCGTCAAGGTAAAGGTAAGGGTAACGTTGAATACTGGGTATGTCAGATTCAACCAGGTCGTGTCCTATATGAAATGGAAGGTGTAAGTGAAGAGCTAGCGCGTGAAGCATTTAGCTTGGCTGCTGCGAAACTTCCAGTATCAACTACCTTTGTTACTCGGACGGTGATGTGA
- the rpmC gene encoding 50S ribosomal protein L29 — protein MKAQDLREKSVDELNAELKDMLADQFKYRMQKATGQLGQTHLLKEVRRDIARVKTIINQKAGE, from the coding sequence ATGAAAGCTCAAGATTTACGTGAAAAATCTGTCGATGAGCTCAACGCCGAGCTTAAAGACATGCTAGCGGACCAATTTAAGTACCGCATGCAAAAGGCGACTGGCCAACTAGGTCAGACCCATTTGCTAAAAGAGGTGCGTCGCGATATCGCACGCGTTAAAACCATCATTAACCAGAAAGCAGGTGAATGA
- the rpsQ gene encoding 30S ribosomal protein S17: MAEAIVRTLQGKVVSDKMDKTITVMIERRVKHPIYGKFVKRSTKLHAHDESNECQIGDTVTVRECRPLSKSKSWMLVSVDERATKV; the protein is encoded by the coding sequence ATGGCTGAAGCGATTGTACGTACTCTTCAAGGTAAGGTCGTTAGCGACAAAATGGATAAAACGATTACTGTAATGATTGAGCGTCGCGTTAAGCACCCAATCTACGGTAAGTTTGTTAAACGCTCCACTAAGCTGCACGCACACGATGAGAGTAACGAATGCCAAATCGGCGATACCGTTACTGTTCGTGAATGTCGTCCGCTATCTAAATCCAAGTCTTGGATGTTAGTAAGCGTCGATGAACGTGCAACGAAGGTGTAG
- the rplN gene encoding 50S ribosomal protein L14 has translation MIQTQTMLEVADNSGAKRVMCIKVLGGSHRRYARVGDLIKVTVKEAIPRGKVKKGQVLNAVVVRTKAGVRRQDGSLIRFDTNAAVLLNASEAPIGTRIFGPVTRELRSEKFMKIVSLAPEVL, from the coding sequence ATGATCCAAACACAAACTATGCTAGAGGTCGCTGATAACAGCGGCGCAAAGCGCGTAATGTGTATTAAAGTACTGGGCGGATCTCATCGTCGTTACGCGCGTGTGGGTGACCTAATTAAAGTTACTGTTAAGGAAGCAATTCCTCGCGGTAAAGTTAAAAAAGGTCAAGTGTTGAATGCTGTTGTTGTTCGCACTAAAGCTGGTGTTCGTCGTCAGGACGGTTCTTTGATCCGTTTCGACACAAACGCAGCTGTGTTGTTGAACGCCAGTGAAGCACCAATCGGTACTCGTATTTTCGGACCAGTGACTCGTGAACTTCGCTCAGAGAAGTTCATGAAGATTGTTTCACTGGCTCCTGAAGTACTGTAG
- the rplX gene encoding 50S ribosomal protein L24: MKKIRREDEVIVIAGKDKGKRGKVNRVLPDGRLIVAGVNMIKKHQKPNPYLGQPGGIVEKEAGIQASNVAIFNAKSGKADRVGFKVLEDGKKVRIFKSTGEQLDA; the protein is encoded by the coding sequence ATGAAAAAGATTCGTCGCGAAGATGAAGTGATTGTTATCGCCGGTAAAGACAAAGGTAAGCGTGGCAAAGTTAATCGCGTTCTACCTGACGGTCGTTTGATCGTTGCCGGTGTGAACATGATTAAGAAACACCAAAAGCCAAATCCATACTTGGGTCAGCCTGGTGGTATCGTTGAAAAAGAAGCGGGTATTCAAGCTTCTAACGTAGCCATCTTTAACGCTAAGTCTGGCAAAGCAGATCGTGTTGGTTTCAAGGTGCTTGAAGACGGAAAGAAAGTTCGTATCTTCAAGTCCACTGGCGAACAACTAGACGCATAA
- the rplE gene encoding 50S ribosomal protein L5: protein MSRLKDLYKSEVVAKLQEEFGYKNVMEVPKVTKITLNMGVGEGIGDKKQIEAAVADLEALAGQKVVVTKARKSVAGFKVREGWPIGCKVTLRADRMWEFLDRLVDIALPRVRDFRGLNAKSFDGRGNYSMGVKEQIIFPEIEYDKVDKVRGLDITVTTTARTNDEGRALLRALNFPFRN from the coding sequence ATGTCTCGTTTAAAAGATTTATACAAAAGCGAAGTGGTAGCCAAACTGCAAGAAGAATTTGGCTACAAAAATGTCATGGAAGTGCCAAAAGTAACCAAAATCACCCTAAACATGGGTGTTGGTGAAGGCATCGGTGACAAGAAACAAATCGAAGCTGCAGTAGCAGATTTAGAAGCCCTAGCTGGTCAAAAGGTTGTGGTAACTAAAGCTCGCAAATCTGTAGCAGGCTTTAAAGTTCGTGAAGGCTGGCCTATCGGTTGTAAAGTAACTCTACGTGCCGACCGCATGTGGGAATTCCTAGACCGTTTAGTTGACATTGCCTTGCCACGTGTACGTGACTTCCGTGGCCTGAATGCTAAGTCATTCGATGGTCGTGGTAACTACAGCATGGGTGTTAAAGAGCAGATCATTTTCCCTGAAATCGAATACGATAAAGTGGATAAAGTTCGTGGTCTAGACATCACTGTTACCACTACTGCTCGTACAAACGATGAAGGTCGTGCTCTACTTCGTGCACTGAACTTCCCGTTCCGTAATTAA
- the rpsN gene encoding 30S ribosomal protein S14, whose amino-acid sequence MAKIAMKQRELKRAKLVAKYAEKREALRAIIKNPNSSEEEVWDAQMSLQKLPRDSSKSRQQNRCQITGRPHGVYRKFKLSRIMIREQGMLGNIPGLKKSSW is encoded by the coding sequence ATGGCAAAGATTGCAATGAAACAGCGCGAACTAAAGCGCGCAAAACTGGTTGCTAAATACGCTGAGAAGCGTGAAGCATTACGTGCTATCATCAAAAACCCAAACTCTTCTGAAGAAGAAGTATGGGATGCGCAAATGTCGCTACAGAAGCTACCACGTGATTCTTCAAAGAGTCGCCAGCAGAACCGTTGTCAAATTACGGGTCGTCCACACGGCGTATACCGTAAGTTCAAGCTTTCTCGCATCATGATTCGCGAGCAAGGCATGTTAGGCAACATCCCAGGACTTAAAAAGTCCAGTTGGTAA
- the rpsH gene encoding 30S ribosomal protein S8 → MSMQDTLADMFTRIRNAQGAGKASVAMPSSKVKASVAEVLKSEGYIADFAVDGDVKPTLSIELKYYEGKPVIENIKRVSRPGLRQYKSVAQLPKVEAGLGIAIVSTSKGIMTDRAARAAGIGGEVICTVF, encoded by the coding sequence ATGAGTATGCAAGATACTTTGGCGGATATGTTCACTCGTATCCGCAATGCGCAGGGCGCTGGCAAAGCCTCTGTTGCAATGCCTTCTTCCAAAGTGAAGGCGTCAGTAGCTGAAGTTCTAAAGAGCGAAGGTTACATTGCTGATTTCGCGGTTGACGGTGACGTTAAACCGACATTAAGCATTGAGCTTAAGTACTACGAAGGCAAGCCAGTAATCGAAAACATCAAGCGTGTTTCTCGTCCTGGTCTACGTCAGTACAAGAGCGTTGCACAGTTGCCAAAAGTAGAAGCCGGTCTTGGTATCGCAATTGTTTCTACTTCTAAAGGCATTATGACTGATCGTGCTGCCCGTGCCGCTGGCATCGGTGGTGAAGTGATTTGTACGGTATTCTAA